One region of Peromyscus eremicus chromosome 4, PerEre_H2_v1, whole genome shotgun sequence genomic DNA includes:
- the Ndufa8 gene encoding NADH dehydrogenase [ubiquinone] 1 alpha subcomplex subunit 8: MRKWYRAASETQRGIEGDGRRGRGHLVRVAAAAVMPGIVELPTLEELKVEEVKVSSAVLKAAAHHYGAQCDKANKEFMLCRWEEKDPRRCLQEGKLVNSCALDFFRKVKRHCAEPFTEYWTCLDYSNLQMFRHCRKQQAKFDKCVLDNLGWVRPDLGELSKVTKVKTERPLPENPYHSRERPEPNPVIEGELKPAKHGSRFFFWTT, from the exons ATGCGCAAATGGTACAGGGCAGCCTCGGAGACCCAAAGGGGAATTGAAGGAGACGGGCGACGCGGCCGAGGGCACCTGGTCAGGGTCGCGGCTGCCGCCGTCATGCCGGGGATAGTGGAGCTGCCCACTCTGGAAGAGCTGAAAGTGGAGGAG GTGAAGGTCAGCTCAGCCGTGCTTAAAGCTGCCGCCCACCACTATGGGGCTCAGTGTGATAAGGCCAATAAGGAGTTCATGCTGTGCCGCTGGGAGGAGAAGGACCCCAGGCGCTGTCTGCAGGAGGGCAAGCTGGTCAACAGCTGTGCACTGGACTTCTTCAG GAAGGTAAAGCGTCACTGTGCAGAGCCTTTCACAGAGTACTGGACTTGCCTCGATTACTCCAACCTGCAGATGTTTCGTCACTGCCGCAAACAGCAGGCAAAATTTGACAAGTGTGTGCTGGACAACCTGGGCTGGGTGCGGCCTGACCTTGGGGAGCTGTCCAAG GTCACCAAAGTGAAAACAGAGCGCCCTTTACCAGAGAACCCGTATCACTCAAGAGAGAGGCCGGAGCCCAACCCTGTGATAGAAGGGGAGCTGAAGCCTGCCAAACACGGCAGCCGGTTTTTCTTCTGGACCACTTAA
- the Morn5 gene encoding MORN repeat-containing protein 5 isoform X1: MQYTGSHYVGAYVNGRMEGSAEYVLPTDTRYVGDMKDGMFHGEGTLFFPSGSRFDATWEKGLAVKGKYTFADGLQYEDRHWHYCDSYDRRFFTEICYGLKPSGISQLTNMDPPRKIPPGCYDCGDGFYNPTTRVIKDYRNRFLRNAACRATSTAKTCLLLVAPFPGQDCAEWRKHAEHHGSLRLLPCHITSPGL, from the exons ATGCAGTACACCGGGAGCCATTATGTCGGGGCATACGTAAACGGGAG GATGGAGGGCAGTGCAGAATATGTCCTCCCTACTGACACGAGATATGTTGGGGACATGAAGGATGGCATGTTCCATGGAGAAGGAACCCTGTTCTTCCCCAGTGGGAGCAGATTCGACGCCACCTGGGAGAAGGGATTGGCGGTGAAG GGCAAGTACACCTTCGCTGACGGGCTGCAGTACGAGGACAGACACTGGCACTACTGTGACAGCTATGACCGCAGGTTCTTCACCGAGATCTGCTACGGCCTGAAGCCCTCAG GTATCTCTCAGCTCACCAACATGGACCCACCTAGAAAAATCCCCCCAGGCTGTTATGACTGTGGAGATGGCTTCTATAACCCCACCACCAGGGTCATTAAGGATTACCGAAACCGCTTTCTGAGAAATGCAG catgcagagcgACATCCACAGCAAAGACCTGTCTTCTactggtggcaccattccctgggcaggacTGTGCAGAGTggagaaagcatgctgagcaccATGGTTCTCTCAGGCTCCTGCCATGCCACATCACTTCTCCTGGATTATAA
- the Morn5 gene encoding MORN repeat-containing protein 5 isoform X3, protein MQYTGSHYVGAYVNGRMEGSAEYVLPTDTRYVGDMKDGMFHGEGTLFFPSGSRFDATWEKGLAVKGKYTFADGLQYEDRHWHYCDSYDRRFFTEICYGLKPSGISQLTNMDPPRKIPPGCYDCGDGFYNPTTRVIKDYRNRFLRNAVLPICNLGPELLACGPDVA, encoded by the exons ATGCAGTACACCGGGAGCCATTATGTCGGGGCATACGTAAACGGGAG GATGGAGGGCAGTGCAGAATATGTCCTCCCTACTGACACGAGATATGTTGGGGACATGAAGGATGGCATGTTCCATGGAGAAGGAACCCTGTTCTTCCCCAGTGGGAGCAGATTCGACGCCACCTGGGAGAAGGGATTGGCGGTGAAG GGCAAGTACACCTTCGCTGACGGGCTGCAGTACGAGGACAGACACTGGCACTACTGTGACAGCTATGACCGCAGGTTCTTCACCGAGATCTGCTACGGCCTGAAGCCCTCAG GTATCTCTCAGCTCACCAACATGGACCCACCTAGAAAAATCCCCCCAGGCTGTTATGACTGTGGAGATGGCTTCTATAACCCCACCACCAGGGTCATTAAGGATTACCGAAACCGCTTTCTGAGAAATGCAG TGCTTCCCATCTGCAACCTGGGGCCTGAGCTGCTGGCCTGTGGGCCTGATGTGGCATGA